In the Clostridium beijerinckii genome, one interval contains:
- a CDS encoding PDDEXK nuclease domain-containing protein gives MTTDLFFRDPYVLDFLQLQDTYSEKDIENAILAHLEKFILEMGRDFAFLGRQVRITVGNKDYYIDLLFYHRKLRRLVLIELKLGEFLPEHKGQVELYLRWLQKNETNEGEEPPIAIILCASKNDEEIELLEVDKSGIHVGQYLTQLPPKELFQEKLHKAIERARTSLESRELE, from the coding sequence ATGACAACAGATTTATTTTTTAGAGATCCTTATGTATTAGATTTTTTACAATTACAGGATACTTATTCAGAAAAGGATATTGAAAATGCAATATTAGCACATTTAGAGAAATTCATTCTTGAGATGGGAAGAGACTTTGCATTTCTTGGTAGACAGGTGCGAATAACTGTTGGAAATAAGGATTATTATATTGATTTATTATTTTATCATAGAAAATTAAGACGACTTGTTTTAATAGAGCTGAAATTAGGAGAATTTTTACCAGAGCATAAAGGTCAAGTAGAATTGTATCTAAGATGGCTTCAAAAGAATGAGACGAATGAGGGTGAAGAGCCGCCTATTGCTATAATATTATGTGCAAGTAAAAATGACGAAGAAATAGAGTTACTTGAGGTTGATAAGAGTGGAATACATGTTGGTCAATATTTAACACAGTTGCCACCTAAGGAATTATTCCAAGAAAAACTACATAAGGCAATAGAAAGAGCTAGAACTAGTTTGGAATCAAGAGAATTGGAATAA
- a CDS encoding N-acetylmuramoyl-L-alanine amidase yields the protein MSNFIIAVGHTASGNVGCGVVDRLDESKCTRQIGALVAEYLQQRGYGVNLLRIDKSNSYSCQDCYERASEANEIAKTTNVELYAEIHINAGGGTGPEVLVFGKSEVANQYADKVCNELSSALNLPNRGVKTRNLIVLNETIMPAILVECLFADSDDANVYDPEVIARAIVSGLVGDDGSSNGEWKLGWNRNDVGWWYSPDPINKYYYTSDNGWKEIEGEWYIFDSRGYALQNSWYHDENNNVWYYLDENCMMVRGSKDKPLWKWINGKCYAFDEDGKMYCDCVTPDGFKVDESGAWIK from the coding sequence ATGAGTAATTTTATAATAGCAGTGGGTCATACTGCTAGTGGGAATGTTGGATGTGGAGTTGTTGATAGGCTTGATGAGAGTAAGTGCACTCGTCAGATTGGAGCTTTAGTTGCAGAGTATTTACAGCAAAGAGGTTATGGAGTTAATTTGCTTAGAATAGATAAGAGTAATAGCTATAGCTGTCAGGATTGCTATGAAAGGGCAAGTGAAGCTAATGAGATAGCTAAGACAACAAATGTTGAGTTGTATGCTGAGATTCATATTAATGCAGGGGGAGGAACTGGTCCAGAAGTATTAGTATTTGGAAAATCAGAAGTAGCAAATCAATATGCTGATAAAGTATGCAATGAATTATCAAGTGCTCTGAATTTACCTAATAGGGGAGTAAAAACAAGAAACTTAATTGTTCTTAATGAAACTATTATGCCTGCAATTTTAGTTGAATGTTTGTTTGCTGATAGTGATGATGCTAATGTGTATGATCCAGAAGTAATTGCAAGAGCTATTGTTAGTGGCTTAGTTGGAGATGATGGTTCTAGCAATGGAGAATGGAAACTTGGATGGAATAGGAATGATGTTGGATGGTGGTATTCACCTGATCCAATAAATAAATATTACTATACCTCAGATAATGGTTGGAAGGAGATTGAGGGGGAGTGGTATATCTTTGATAGTAGAGGATATGCGTTGCAGAATTCTTGGTATCATGATGAAAACAATAATGTCTGGTATTATTTAGATGAAAATTGCATGATGGTTAGAGGAAGTAAGGATAAGCCTTTGTGGAAGTGGATTAATGGGAAGTGTTATGCTTTTGATGAAGATGGGAAGATGTATTGTGATTGTGTTACGCCTGATGGTTTTAAGGTCGATGAGAGTGGAGCATGGATTAAGTAG
- a CDS encoding type I restriction-modification system subunit M has product MDNQIYNQIVNFIWGIADDCLRDVYVRGKYRDVILPMTVIRRLDAVLEATKEDVLEMKKNLDAAGVVNQTAALCNVSGQAFCNASAFTLKDLKSRAKKQQLKIDFIAYLDGFSPNVQEILEKFKFRNQIDTMIDADILGAVIEKFVSPTINLSVEPVLDDKGEVKLPALDNHTMGTIFEELIRKFNEENNEEAGEHFTPRDVVELMADIVFLPVADKITDTTYLVYDGACGTGGMLTIAEERLQELAKDHNNEISINLYGQEINPETYAITKADMLLKGDGLQAENIAYGSTLSNDGFPTTNFDFMLSNPPYGKSWKTDLDRLGGKGDICDTRFVVSHNGETDFKILPRSSDGQMLFLANKISKMKHNTELGSRIVEVHNGSSLFTGDAGQGESNLRRYIIENDWLEAIIALPENMFYNTGIATYIWIVTNRKAKNRIGKVQLIDATALKSPLRKNLGNKNCELTPEIRKEISDMLLKFEENEQSKIFDNKEFGYYKITVERPLRLSVDLSRENIEIFAKVCAEQKDTEVMSVILDVAEKLNFDKLNDYNLFVKELTTVANNLSIKLPTKRLNLIKNNLATVDENAEKVIKKIHKKGKSEANPLYGLFSSVVDGKECIVEYEADANLRDTEQIPLLHDGGIEQFFKDEVLSFAPDAWIDESKTQIGYEISFTKYFYKPVKLRTLEEITADIKALEAETDGLLNEIIGG; this is encoded by the coding sequence ATGGATAACCAAATTTATAATCAAATAGTTAATTTTATATGGGGAATTGCAGATGATTGCTTACGTGATGTATACGTAAGGGGAAAATATAGAGACGTAATATTACCAATGACAGTAATTAGAAGATTGGATGCTGTCCTTGAAGCAACCAAAGAAGATGTTTTAGAAATGAAGAAGAATCTAGATGCTGCTGGAGTTGTAAATCAAACTGCAGCTTTATGTAATGTTTCTGGTCAGGCATTTTGCAATGCATCAGCCTTTACACTTAAGGATTTAAAATCAAGAGCTAAGAAGCAACAGTTAAAGATAGATTTTATTGCATATTTAGATGGATTTTCACCTAATGTTCAAGAAATACTTGAAAAGTTTAAGTTTAGAAATCAAATAGATACAATGATTGATGCAGATATCTTAGGCGCAGTCATTGAGAAGTTTGTAAGTCCAACTATTAATTTAAGTGTTGAACCGGTACTGGATGATAAAGGAGAAGTAAAGCTTCCAGCACTTGATAATCATACAATGGGTACAATTTTTGAAGAATTAATTCGTAAGTTTAATGAAGAAAACAATGAAGAGGCAGGAGAACATTTTACTCCGCGTGACGTTGTTGAACTTATGGCTGATATTGTATTTTTACCAGTTGCAGATAAAATTACAGATACAACTTATTTAGTTTATGATGGTGCATGCGGTACTGGTGGAATGCTTACTATAGCAGAAGAAAGATTGCAAGAACTTGCAAAAGATCATAATAACGAAATATCTATAAATTTATATGGTCAAGAGATAAATCCAGAAACTTATGCAATAACTAAAGCAGATATGCTTTTAAAAGGTGATGGATTGCAAGCTGAAAATATAGCTTATGGCTCTACTCTTTCGAATGATGGATTCCCTACAACGAATTTTGATTTTATGCTTTCAAATCCTCCTTACGGGAAAAGTTGGAAAACAGATTTAGATAGATTAGGTGGTAAAGGAGATATATGCGATACACGTTTTGTAGTATCACATAATGGAGAAACAGACTTTAAAATACTTCCTCGTTCAAGTGATGGTCAAATGCTGTTCTTAGCAAATAAAATAAGTAAGATGAAACACAATACAGAACTTGGCAGCCGTATTGTTGAAGTTCATAATGGATCATCATTATTTACAGGTGATGCAGGTCAAGGGGAAAGTAATTTAAGAAGATATATAATAGAAAATGATTGGCTTGAAGCTATTATTGCATTACCTGAAAATATGTTTTATAACACAGGTATTGCAACTTATATTTGGATTGTTACAAATAGAAAAGCTAAAAACCGCATTGGAAAAGTACAACTTATTGATGCAACAGCTTTAAAAAGTCCACTTAGAAAGAATTTAGGAAATAAGAATTGTGAATTAACGCCTGAAATTAGAAAAGAAATTTCAGATATGCTTCTTAAATTTGAAGAAAATGAACAATCAAAAATATTTGATAATAAAGAATTTGGATATTATAAGATAACAGTAGAAAGACCATTACGTTTAAGTGTAGATTTATCAAGAGAAAATATTGAAATCTTTGCCAAGGTTTGTGCAGAACAAAAAGATACAGAGGTTATGAGTGTTATTTTAGACGTAGCAGAAAAATTAAATTTTGATAAACTAAATGATTATAATTTATTTGTTAAAGAATTAACTACAGTAGCAAATAATTTAAGCATAAAGCTTCCTACTAAAAGATTGAATTTAATAAAAAACAATCTTGCAACAGTTGATGAAAATGCAGAAAAAGTAATAAAGAAAATTCACAAAAAGGGAAAATCAGAAGCAAATCCTTTATATGGTTTGTTTAGCTCAGTGGTTGATGGAAAGGAATGTATTGTTGAGTATGAGGCTGATGCTAATTTAAGAGATACAGAACAAATACCATTACTACATGATGGAGGTATAGAACAATTCTTCAAAGATGAAGTATTATCCTTTGCACCTGATGCATGGATTGATGAAAGTAAAACACAAATAGGATATGAAATTAGCTTTACGAAATATTTTTATAAGCCAGTTAAGCTAAGAACACTTGAAGAAATAACAGCAGATATTAAAGCGTTAGAAGCAGAAACAGATGGACTTCTGAATGAAATCATAGGAGGTTAA
- a CDS encoding chloramphenicol acetyltransferase produces MKFIDIENWKRKDHYNYFKKVDYPHFNICGNLDITKFYSYIKENDFPFFVSMLYVSTKAANNIKEFRFRIREDKVIEHKTVSPSFTVMTEGEIFSFCTSNFIEGFKEFKNNTLKEIEKVKNNVIIEDEPRRDDLLYITSIPWVSFTNITHPIQMNPVDSIPRISWGKYFEENGRIKLPISVQVHHALVDGIHIGQYFNIVQEILDNPVNYL; encoded by the coding sequence ATGAAATTTATAGATATAGAAAACTGGAAGAGAAAAGACCACTATAATTATTTTAAGAAAGTTGATTACCCGCATTTTAATATTTGTGGAAACCTTGATATTACAAAGTTTTATAGCTATATTAAAGAAAATGATTTTCCGTTTTTTGTATCAATGTTATATGTTTCCACAAAAGCAGCAAACAATATAAAAGAATTTAGATTTAGAATAAGAGAAGATAAGGTGATTGAACATAAAACTGTAAGCCCTTCTTTTACTGTGATGACAGAAGGGGAAATATTTAGTTTCTGTACATCTAATTTTATAGAGGGATTTAAGGAATTCAAAAATAATACATTAAAGGAAATTGAGAAGGTAAAAAACAACGTTATTATAGAAGATGAACCAAGGCGTGATGACCTATTATACATTACCAGTATTCCATGGGTTTCATTTACTAATATAACTCACCCAATTCAGATGAATCCTGTTGATAGCATACCAAGAATATCATGGGGTAAATACTTTGAAGAGAATGGTAGGATTAAGTTGCCGATCTCTGTACAGGTACATCATGCCTTGGTTGATGGAATACATATTGGACAATATTTTAATATCGTTCAAGAAATTTTAGATAATCCTGTGAATTACCTGTAA
- a CDS encoding YvrJ family protein, with protein sequence MEVNELINLIVNNGFPVAVSAYLLIRLEKQIVSLASSINKLNTIISAKLGVAIDTDNSTDDSHKVA encoded by the coding sequence ATGGAAGTAAATGAATTAATTAACCTTATTGTTAATAATGGTTTTCCAGTGGCAGTGTCTGCATATTTGCTAATACGCTTAGAGAAGCAAATTGTTAGCTTAGCAAGTTCAATTAATAAGTTAAATACCATAATATCAGCTAAACTTGGTGTTGCTATCGATACAGATAATTCTACTGATGATTCTCATAAAGTGGCATGA
- a CDS encoding HTH domain-containing protein gives MEINSIKTIVSTNFNQTEDVIRKDIENLLEKYKIELKSLSKMIGVDYVWLKDYMDGKNKLYDFFTNIVNSGENNEESLKNSNIPNPSHLCNMIFMLSEGIGMVNEDDRVKGVIDVLIAEFGISYETLAIYSGLELRDLQSFMNDTNSVSCEKKYKLAVASLFLHYLCKKPSN, from the coding sequence ATGGAAATTAATTCAATTAAGACTATCGTTTCTACAAACTTCAATCAAACTGAAGATGTTATAAGAAAAGATATAGAAAATTTGCTTGAAAAATATAAAATTGAACTGAAATCTTTGAGTAAGATGATAGGAGTAGATTATGTTTGGTTGAAAGATTATATGGATGGAAAAAATAAATTATATGATTTTTTTACCAATATCGTAAATTCTGGTGAGAATAATGAAGAGAGTTTGAAAAATTCCAATATTCCGAACCCTTCGCATTTATGCAACATGATTTTCATGCTATCTGAAGGGATAGGGATGGTAAATGAAGATGATCGAGTTAAAGGGGTAATAGATGTGCTAATAGCTGAGTTTGGAATTAGCTATGAAACATTAGCTATATATTCAGGACTTGAGCTACGAGATTTGCAAAGTTTTATGAATGATACTAATTCTGTTTCCTGCGAGAAAAAATATAAGTTAGCAGTAGCAAGTCTATTTTTGCATTATTTATGTAAAAAGCCATCAAACTAA
- a CDS encoding restriction endonuclease subunit S, whose translation MNNGLKPYDEYKDSKVEWIGKIPSHWHVRRNSILFREIVDTNHPKLELLSIMCDKGIVRQRSTGRKVRMSEENQAYKKICVGDIGYNLMNAFMGGIGASKYEGIISPAYAVCRPKIKINSWYYHYLFRTPLYKAEFNKNSYGIMYERNRLYFDRFKRISSIVPPIEEQNQIVKYLDFQLAKINKFIKAKKKLIATLKEQKQAIINGAVTKGINPNVKMKSSGVEWLGDIPEHWEILNLSQIAKVTLSGLDKKSYDNQKKVFLCNYVDVYKNDYITNNIDFMIATASEDEIRNLSLRSGDIIITKDSESWDDIAVPAYVPNKLENVVCAYHLALIRKKSNNIISEFLYSAFLSQYVSVQYKVKAKGVTRYGLSYQSIRDVVIFVPPINEQHEIIKIIKSAIINIDEAISRTQKEIELITEYRTSLISDVVTGKVDVRNIKIDEAIDEDTKDYEIEYDEELENDETLDIEEE comes from the coding sequence ATGAATAATGGACTTAAACCTTATGATGAGTATAAAGATAGCAAAGTAGAATGGATTGGAAAGATACCTTCTCATTGGCATGTAAGGAGAAATTCTATTTTATTTAGAGAAATTGTTGATACAAATCATCCAAAATTAGAGCTTTTATCTATTATGTGTGATAAAGGAATTGTGAGACAAAGATCTACTGGAAGAAAAGTTAGAATGTCTGAGGAGAATCAAGCTTACAAGAAAATTTGTGTTGGAGATATTGGATATAATTTAATGAATGCTTTTATGGGTGGAATTGGAGCATCTAAGTATGAGGGGATAATTAGTCCAGCTTATGCAGTATGCAGACCTAAAATAAAGATAAATTCTTGGTATTATCACTATTTATTCAGAACTCCTTTATATAAAGCAGAATTTAATAAAAATTCATATGGAATTATGTATGAAAGAAATAGATTGTATTTTGATAGATTTAAAAGAATATCATCAATTGTTCCACCAATAGAGGAGCAAAACCAAATAGTAAAATATTTAGATTTTCAGCTAGCTAAGATAAATAAGTTTATAAAAGCAAAGAAAAAACTTATTGCTACATTAAAGGAGCAAAAGCAGGCAATTATAAATGGAGCAGTAACTAAAGGAATTAATCCTAATGTAAAAATGAAATCATCTGGTGTTGAGTGGTTAGGAGATATTCCTGAGCATTGGGAAATACTTAATTTATCCCAGATTGCTAAAGTTACGCTAAGTGGATTAGATAAAAAATCGTATGATAATCAGAAAAAAGTCTTTCTTTGCAATTATGTTGATGTTTATAAGAATGACTATATAACCAATAATATAGATTTTATGATAGCAACCGCTAGTGAGGATGAAATACGTAATTTATCATTAAGGAGTGGGGACATAATCATTACAAAAGATTCAGAATCTTGGGATGATATAGCGGTTCCAGCGTATGTACCTAACAAGTTAGAAAATGTTGTTTGCGCGTATCACTTAGCCTTGATAAGGAAAAAATCTAATAATATTATTAGCGAATTTCTTTATAGTGCATTTCTATCACAGTATGTGTCAGTACAATATAAAGTTAAAGCAAAAGGTGTGACTAGATATGGACTTTCATATCAATCTATTAGAGATGTTGTTATTTTTGTTCCACCAATAAATGAGCAACATGAGATAATAAAAATAATAAAATCTGCAATTATTAATATTGATGAAGCCATATCAAGAACTCAAAAAGAAATTGAACTTATTACAGAATATCGTACATCTCTTATTTCAGATGTTGTAACAGGAAAAGTTGATGTACGCAATATTAAAATTGATGAAGCTATAGACGAAGATACCAAGGATTATGAAATAGAATATGATGAAGAATTAGAAAATGATGAAACTTTAGATATCGAAGAGGAATAA
- a CDS encoding zinc ribbon-containing protein, translating to MSYSTGEKPGIGTYVCTNCGQTVVLNDNTDTLPPCPKCDKTSYTKA from the coding sequence ATGTCATATTCAACTGGTGAAAAACCTGGCATAGGTACATATGTATGTACTAATTGTGGACAAACAGTGGTACTAAATGATAATACTGATACTCTACCACCATGCCCAAAGTGTGATAAAACATCATATACTAAAGCTTAA
- a CDS encoding YdbC family protein has protein sequence MADIKFEIEKELGKISESSKGWTKELNLISWNGKEAKYDLRDWAPEHEKMGKGITLSIDELKQLKEILNILDI, from the coding sequence GTGGCCGATATTAAATTTGAAATAGAAAAAGAACTAGGAAAAATATCAGAGTCATCAAAAGGATGGACCAAAGAATTAAATTTAATAAGTTGGAATGGAAAAGAAGCGAAATATGATTTAAGGGATTGGGCTCCTGAACATGAGAAGATGGGGAAGGGGATTACTTTAAGTATTGATGAATTAAAGCAACTCAAGGAGATTCTTAATATATTAGATATATAA
- a CDS encoding type I restriction endonuclease subunit R, whose product MVSNTKEVGLESLIVDYMAHNNGYEQGENSDYNKEYAIDETRLFRFLKDTQPEKLEILGVFKSDINKVKFLNRLQGEITKNGIIDVLRNGLKVYPVTLDLYYGIPSEQNPKAKELYDRNIFSVTRQLMYSKDNTRLALDFAIFINGLPIITCELKNRLTKQNVEDAVYQYKTDRDPRELLFNFGRCMVHFAVDDDEIKMCTKLDGKKSWFLPFNKGYNDGAGNPPNPNGIKTDYLWKQILTKNELSNIIENYAQIVVEVDEETKKKNRKQVFPRFHQLAAVKSILSHVKESGVGQKYLIQHSAGSGKSNSIAWLAHQLVAIEKDRKSMFDSIIVVTDRVNLDKQIKNTIKSFMQVATTVGHADRSGDLKTLLEHEKKIIITTVHKFGYIFNEIGNEHRKNNFAIIIDEAHSSQSGDMSAKMNMALSENYNKDEEESTEDIILKIMEGRKMLTNASYFAFTATPKHKTLEMFGVPYPSEGKIKHRPFHVYTMKQAMQEGFILDVLKSYTPINSYYKIAKIVEDDPLFDKKKAQKKLRKYVESNETAIEIKSEIMIDHFHEQVIAKGKIGGKARAMVVTSSIERAIEYYYSITEYLKRRKSPYKAIIAFSGEYEFGGDKLTESAINGFPSNEIEKKLKKDPYRILVVANKFQTGYDEPLLHTMYVDKVLTDIKAVQTLSRLNRAHPQKHDTFILDFANDVDTIKEAFSKYYETTILSDETDPDKLNDLESDIKNHHIFTDYHVETLVELYLNGAERDKLDPILDICAQNYKEELDEDGQVDFKSKAKAFVRTYGFLASILPYGNVEWEKLSIFLNMLIPKLPSPKEDDLSKGILESIDLDSYRAEVQATMSIILEDQGEYEIDPVPTSIAGGKSEPELDLLSNILSNFHDLFGNIPWKDEDQVKKHIASIPEIVAKDKGYQNAMKNSDKQNARIESQKALNKAVINLMSDNIEIFKQFNDNDSFKKWLSDMVFNVTYNTNGNVYSGQPRI is encoded by the coding sequence GTGGTATCTAATACTAAGGAAGTAGGTTTGGAAAGTCTTATTGTAGATTATATGGCTCATAATAATGGATATGAACAAGGTGAAAATAGTGATTATAACAAAGAGTATGCTATTGATGAAACTAGACTATTTAGATTTTTAAAAGATACACAGCCAGAAAAGCTTGAGATATTAGGTGTATTTAAAAGTGATATAAATAAAGTGAAATTTTTGAATAGATTACAGGGTGAGATTACAAAGAATGGAATTATTGATGTGCTTAGAAATGGCCTAAAAGTATATCCAGTTACTTTAGATTTATACTATGGCATTCCATCTGAGCAAAATCCTAAGGCAAAAGAACTTTATGATAGAAATATTTTTAGTGTAACTAGGCAGCTTATGTATTCAAAGGATAATACTAGGCTTGCATTAGATTTTGCTATATTTATTAATGGATTACCTATTATAACTTGTGAACTTAAAAATAGACTTACAAAACAAAATGTTGAAGATGCTGTTTATCAATATAAAACAGATCGTGATCCTAGAGAATTGTTATTTAACTTTGGCAGATGCATGGTACATTTTGCAGTTGATGATGACGAAATAAAAATGTGCACTAAGTTAGATGGCAAGAAATCTTGGTTTTTACCTTTTAATAAGGGATATAATGATGGAGCTGGAAATCCTCCAAATCCTAATGGAATAAAAACTGATTATTTATGGAAGCAGATTTTAACGAAGAATGAATTATCAAATATTATAGAAAACTATGCTCAAATAGTTGTTGAGGTAGATGAAGAAACTAAAAAGAAAAATAGAAAACAGGTATTTCCAAGGTTTCATCAATTAGCTGCAGTTAAATCAATTTTGAGTCATGTAAAAGAAAGTGGTGTAGGACAAAAATATTTAATTCAACATAGCGCAGGTAGTGGTAAATCAAACTCTATAGCTTGGCTTGCACATCAATTAGTGGCTATCGAAAAAGATAGAAAGAGCATGTTTGATTCTATAATTGTTGTAACTGATAGAGTAAATTTGGATAAGCAAATTAAAAATACAATAAAGAGCTTTATGCAGGTTGCAACTACTGTAGGGCATGCTGACAGATCTGGAGATTTAAAAACACTTTTGGAGCATGAGAAGAAAATAATTATTACTACTGTGCATAAATTTGGCTATATATTTAATGAAATAGGAAATGAACATAGAAAAAACAATTTTGCAATTATAATTGATGAAGCACATTCAAGTCAAAGTGGAGATATGTCAGCTAAGATGAATATGGCTTTATCTGAAAATTATAATAAAGATGAAGAAGAAAGTACTGAAGATATAATTCTTAAAATAATGGAAGGACGAAAAATGCTTACTAATGCAAGTTATTTTGCATTTACAGCAACTCCTAAACACAAAACTTTAGAGATGTTTGGAGTTCCATATCCGTCAGAAGGTAAAATAAAACATAGGCCATTTCATGTGTATACCATGAAGCAGGCAATGCAGGAAGGCTTTATTCTAGATGTACTTAAAAGTTATACTCCAATAAATAGTTATTATAAAATTGCAAAAATAGTAGAGGATGACCCTCTATTTGATAAGAAAAAAGCACAAAAAAAGTTAAGAAAGTATGTTGAGTCAAATGAAACAGCAATTGAGATAAAATCTGAAATTATGATAGATCATTTCCATGAACAAGTGATTGCAAAAGGAAAAATTGGTGGAAAAGCTCGTGCTATGGTGGTTACAAGCAGTATTGAAAGAGCTATTGAATATTATTATTCTATAACAGAATACCTAAAAAGAAGGAAAAGTCCATATAAAGCAATTATTGCTTTCTCAGGGGAATATGAATTTGGAGGAGATAAGTTAACTGAAAGTGCTATTAATGGATTTCCAAGTAATGAGATTGAAAAGAAGTTGAAAAAAGATCCTTACAGAATTTTAGTTGTAGCTAATAAATTTCAAACAGGTTATGATGAACCACTTCTCCACACAATGTATGTAGACAAAGTATTAACTGATATCAAAGCTGTACAAACCTTATCAAGATTAAATAGAGCTCATCCACAAAAACATGATACATTTATTTTAGACTTTGCTAATGATGTGGATACAATTAAAGAAGCTTTTTCAAAGTATTATGAAACAACAATTTTATCAGATGAAACAGATCCAGATAAACTTAATGATTTAGAAAGTGATATTAAAAATCATCATATATTTACTGATTATCATGTAGAAACATTAGTAGAGCTTTATTTAAACGGAGCAGAAAGAGATAAACTTGATCCTATCCTTGATATATGTGCTCAAAATTATAAAGAAGAGTTAGATGAAGATGGACAAGTTGACTTTAAAAGCAAGGCAAAAGCATTTGTAAGAACCTATGGATTTTTAGCTTCAATTCTGCCTTATGGAAATGTGGAATGGGAAAAGTTGTCTATATTTTTAAATATGCTTATACCTAAATTACCATCTCCAAAGGAAGATGATTTATCCAAGGGAATACTAGAATCGATAGATTTAGATAGTTATAGAGCAGAAGTTCAAGCAACTATGTCTATTATATTAGAAGATCAAGGAGAATATGAAATAGATCCAGTACCAACTTCAATAGCTGGTGGGAAAAGTGAACCTGAACTTGATTTATTAAGTAATATACTATCTAATTTTCATGATTTATTTGGAAACATTCCTTGGAAAGATGAAGATCAAGTTAAAAAGCATATTGCAAGTATACCTGAAATTGTAGCAAAAGATAAAGGATATCAAAATGCAATGAAAAACTCGGATAAACAAAATGCTAGAATTGAAAGTCAAAAAGCATTAAATAAAGCCGTAATAAATCTGATGTCAGATAATATAGAAATATTTAAACAGTTTAATGATAATGACTCATTTAAAAAGTGGTTATCAGATATGGTGTTTAATGTTACTTACAATACTAATGGAAATGTTTATTCAGGGCAACCTAGAATATAA
- a CDS encoding sigma-70 family RNA polymerase sigma factor — protein sequence MDFNYIESLVIKCKNNDETAKEKLAAEFKPLIYNISKRTFIDGYNMYDIQQECFESLFKSVSMYNIKKHRFVAYATNSIKNNIKDLIKRIKSRSSTEGNEALSLHYNFENDLPSEEISTEVSLCEMCDYEDLRLALDDLTREEKEFIDFVFFKNYTVLDYSYLKNICYSTAILKKNTILKKILNNMSHYYKSIKA from the coding sequence ATGGATTTTAATTATATTGAATCTTTAGTTATCAAATGCAAGAATAACGATGAAACAGCAAAAGAAAAATTAGCTGCTGAATTTAAACCTTTAATTTATAACATTTCTAAAAGAACCTTTATTGATGGCTATAACATGTATGATATACAGCAAGAGTGCTTTGAATCACTTTTCAAGTCTGTTTCAATGTACAATATAAAAAAGCATAGATTCGTTGCTTATGCTACTAACTCCATTAAAAATAATATCAAAGATCTTATAAAGAGAATTAAATCTAGAAGCTCCACTGAAGGTAATGAAGCATTAAGCTTACATTATAATTTTGAAAATGATCTTCCTTCAGAAGAAATTTCCACTGAAGTATCATTATGCGAAATGTGTGATTATGAAGATTTAAGACTGGCTTTAGATGATTTAACCCGAGAGGAAAAAGAATTTATAGATTTTGTATTCTTTAAAAATTATACAGTTTTAGATTACTCTTATTTAAAGAATATATGCTATTCTACTGCTATCCTAAAAAAGAACACTATTCTAAAGAAAATACTAAATAATATGTCTCATTATTATAAAAGCATCAAAGCATAA